A stretch of Melospiza georgiana isolate bMelGeo1 unplaced genomic scaffold, bMelGeo1.pri scaffold_29, whole genome shotgun sequence DNA encodes these proteins:
- the LOC131096350 gene encoding olfactory receptor 14A16-like, translated as MSNSSSIRHFHLLALADTRQLQLLHFCLLLGISLAALLGNGLIISAVACGHHLHTPMFFFLLNLAISDMGSICTTVPKAMHNSLWDTRNISYTGCAAQLFLFLFFFSAEVSLLTIMCYDRYVSICKPLHYGTRLASRACVHMAAAAWTSGFLNALMNTANTFSLPLCHGNALGQFFCEIPQILKLSCSYSYLRELGLIVIGATLAFGCFVFIVFSYVQIFRAVLRIPSEQGRHKAFSTCLPHLAVVSLFLSTGFFAYLKPSSISSPSQDLALSVLYSMVPPALNPLIYSLRNQELKAAVWRLMTRQCKKH; from the coding sequence atgtccaacagcagctctaTCAGGCACTTCcacctgctggcactggcagacacgcggcagctgcagctcctgcacttctgcctcttgttgggcatctccctggctgccctcctgggcaacggcctcatcatcagcgccgtagcctgcggccaccacctgcacacgcccatgttcttcttcctgctcaacctggccaTCAGTGAcatgggctccatctgcaccactgtccccaaagccatgcacaattccctctgggacaccaggaacatctcctacactggatgtgctgcacagctgtttctgtttttgtttttcttctcagcagaggtttccctcctgaccatcatgtgctacgaccgctatgTGTCCATCTgtaaacccctgcactacgggacccgCTTGGCTAGCAGAGCTTGTgtccacatggcagcagctgcctggacCAGTGGCTTTCTAAATGCTCTCATGAAtacagccaatacattttccctgcccctgtgccatggcaatgccctgggtcaattcttctgtgaaatcccccagatcctcaagctctcctgctcataCTCCTATCTCAGGGAACTTGGGCTCATTGTGATTGGTGCCACTTTAgcttttggttgttttgtgttcattgttttctcctatgtgcagatcttcagggctgtgctgaggatcccctctgagcagggacggcacaaagccttttccacctgcctccctcacctggccgtggtctccctgttcctcagcactggcTTTTTTGCCTACCTTAAACCCTCTTCcatttcctccccatcccaggatctggccctgtcagttctgtactcgatggtgcctccagccctgaaccccctcatctacagcctgaggaaccaggagctcaaggctgcagtgtggagactgatgactAGACAATGTAAGAAACATTGA